A portion of the Microlunatus phosphovorus NM-1 genome contains these proteins:
- a CDS encoding SDR family NAD(P)-dependent oxidoreductase, whose translation MSGEFDGLVAVVTGGASGIGAAIASELARSGATVAVFDLQADQVPEPFLGLGCDITDDVSVRAAVHEVVDRFGRLDIVVNNAGIGAQGTISDNTDAEWHRVFDVNVVGMVRVSRAALPHLRVSPAAVIVNTCSIAATAGLQQRALYSATKGAVLSLTQAMAADHLREGIRVNCVSPGTADTPWIGRLLAQAPDPAAERSALEARQPHGRMVSADEVAGAVAYLASPRAGSTTGVTLAVDGGMQALRLRPPGQ comes from the coding sequence GTGAGCGGGGAGTTCGACGGGCTGGTCGCGGTGGTGACCGGCGGCGCGTCGGGCATCGGCGCGGCCATTGCCTCCGAACTGGCCCGGAGTGGTGCCACGGTCGCGGTCTTCGATCTGCAGGCTGATCAGGTGCCCGAGCCGTTCCTCGGGCTGGGCTGTGACATCACCGACGACGTCTCGGTCCGAGCCGCCGTGCACGAGGTCGTCGACCGCTTCGGCCGACTGGACATCGTGGTGAACAACGCCGGTATCGGCGCGCAGGGCACGATCTCCGACAACACCGATGCCGAGTGGCACCGGGTGTTCGACGTCAACGTGGTGGGGATGGTCCGGGTGAGTAGGGCCGCACTGCCGCATCTGCGGGTTTCGCCCGCGGCCGTGATCGTCAACACCTGTTCGATCGCGGCTACCGCCGGTCTGCAGCAACGGGCCCTCTACAGCGCGACCAAGGGTGCTGTGCTGTCGCTCACCCAGGCGATGGCCGCGGACCACCTGCGCGAAGGCATCCGGGTCAACTGCGTCAGCCCGGGCACCGCAGACACGCCCTGGATCGGCCGGCTGCTCGCGCAGGCGCCGGATCCTGCCGCGGAGCGGTCCGCACTGGAGGCGCGGCAGCCGCACGGCCGGATGGTCAGCGCCGACGAGGTGGCCGGGGCGGTCGCCTATCTCGCGAGTCCTCGGGCCGGTTCGACGACCGGGGTCACCCTCGCCGTCGACGGCGGCATGCAGGCACTTCGGCTGCGCCCGCCGGGGCAGTGA
- a CDS encoding GNAT family N-acetyltransferase, with product MVAESGVTEVQVRELSGIAEMTAASTLWDTIWARREPGHEVDPALMVALSHAGGYLAAAFDGDTMIGAALGFWGSPAYGTLHSHITGVLPSYAGRGVGAAIKNHQRSWVLDRGGAAITWTFDPLVSRNAHFNLNRLGARPERYLHDVYGELSDDINRGDPTDRLLARWSLTTPPRPPSTGPAAALLANHDGAPVVGLSLEEIEPDTALTVAVPDDIERLRRSDPATGSLWRVAVRNAMVPLLDRGWLVTGFDRIFGYRLEAPQAAPDRGSAERTH from the coding sequence GTGGTCGCTGAGTCAGGTGTCACCGAGGTCCAGGTACGCGAGTTGTCCGGTATCGCGGAGATGACCGCCGCATCGACGCTGTGGGACACGATCTGGGCTCGGCGCGAGCCCGGACATGAGGTGGACCCGGCGTTGATGGTGGCGTTGTCCCACGCCGGTGGTTATCTGGCGGCGGCATTCGACGGCGACACCATGATCGGTGCCGCACTGGGATTCTGGGGATCACCGGCGTACGGGACATTGCACTCACACATCACCGGGGTGCTGCCGTCGTACGCGGGGCGAGGGGTCGGCGCGGCGATCAAGAACCACCAGCGCTCCTGGGTGCTGGACCGCGGCGGTGCCGCCATCACCTGGACCTTCGACCCGCTGGTCTCCCGGAACGCGCACTTCAACCTGAACCGGTTGGGCGCACGGCCGGAGCGCTACCTCCACGACGTGTACGGCGAGTTGAGCGACGACATCAATCGTGGTGACCCCACCGATCGGCTGCTGGCGCGGTGGTCGCTGACGACGCCACCTAGGCCGCCATCGACCGGGCCCGCGGCTGCCCTGCTGGCGAATCACGACGGTGCGCCGGTGGTCGGGCTCAGCCTGGAGGAGATCGAGCCGGACACCGCGTTGACAGTCGCGGTGCCCGATGACATCGAGCGCCTGCGCCGCAGCGACCCGGCCACCGGGTCACTGTGGCGGGTAGCGGTTCGTAATGCGATGGTGCCGCTGCTGGATCGGGGCTGGCTGGTCACCGGCTTCGACCGTATCTTCGGCTACCGGTTGGAAGCCCCTCAGGCCGCACCCGACCGGGGCTCTGCAGAGAGGACCCACTGA
- the menC gene encoding o-succinylbenzoate synthase, with translation MIITEVRLHRVSMPLIAPFTTSFGTEYIREALLVEVTAETQNGAVTGWGECVAMEEPLYSAEYVDGCTEVIRRWLVPALTGVEGLVAESVAHHLRHVVGHPMAKAAVEMAVLDAQLRAAGQSFQSYLGATRSSVPSGVSVGIQDSIEQTLHVVAGYLDEGYARIKLKIAPGWDVEPVRAVRRMVGDDVLLQVDANAAYTLVDTSTLRRLDEFDLLLIEQPLAENDLRQHAQLASRLRTPICLDESIVSAESAADAITLGAAQVINIKPGRVGGYLEAVRIHDLAKAHGVAVWCGGMLETGLGRSANAALAALPGFVLPGDISASARFYQLDITEPVEMHGGEVEVDATPGIGRAPIPEILARFRTAEIEVCRR, from the coding sequence ATGATCATCACCGAGGTCCGTTTGCATCGCGTGTCGATGCCGTTGATCGCGCCGTTCACAACCTCGTTCGGCACTGAGTACATCCGGGAGGCGCTGCTCGTCGAGGTGACCGCGGAGACACAGAACGGCGCGGTGACCGGCTGGGGCGAGTGCGTCGCGATGGAGGAGCCGCTGTATTCCGCCGAGTATGTCGACGGCTGCACCGAGGTGATCCGGCGCTGGCTCGTCCCGGCACTGACGGGGGTCGAGGGACTGGTGGCCGAATCGGTCGCGCACCACCTCCGCCACGTCGTCGGGCACCCGATGGCCAAGGCCGCCGTCGAGATGGCGGTGCTGGACGCGCAACTGCGCGCCGCAGGGCAGTCTTTCCAGAGCTATCTGGGCGCGACCAGATCATCGGTGCCCTCCGGGGTCTCGGTCGGGATCCAGGACTCGATCGAGCAGACACTGCACGTGGTGGCCGGCTATCTGGATGAGGGGTACGCCCGGATCAAGCTCAAGATCGCGCCCGGCTGGGATGTCGAGCCGGTCCGCGCGGTCCGGCGGATGGTCGGTGACGACGTGCTGCTGCAGGTCGACGCGAATGCCGCCTACACCCTGGTCGACACCTCGACATTGCGCCGCCTGGACGAGTTCGACCTCTTGTTGATCGAGCAGCCACTGGCCGAGAACGATCTGCGGCAACACGCTCAGTTGGCATCGCGGTTGCGTACGCCGATCTGCCTGGACGAGTCGATCGTGTCGGCTGAGTCGGCTGCGGACGCGATCACGCTGGGTGCCGCCCAGGTGATCAATATCAAGCCCGGCCGGGTGGGCGGCTATCTGGAAGCGGTACGGATCCACGACCTGGCGAAGGCACACGGGGTGGCGGTGTGGTGCGGTGGGATGTTGGAGACCGGCCTTGGGCGATCCGCCAACGCGGCCTTGGCCGCGCTGCCCGGATTCGTGCTGCCCGGCGACATCTCCGCCTCCGCCCGGTTCTATCAGCTCGACATCACCGAGCCGGTGGAGATGCACGGCGGTGAGGTCGAGGTCGACGCCACCCCTGGCATCGGACGAGCGCCGATCCCGGAGATCCTGGCGCGCTTCCGGACCGCCGAGATCGAGGTGTGCCGACGCTGA
- a CDS encoding helix-turn-helix domain-containing protein, which translates to MLQSLGVSKEAEALYLVLAPLDKASPTELAELNNVTTEAAQETLVELQMLGLARPTGHGEWSPLSLLEAVRALRLQRLAEVDAASSAAESMYNRILAAAHNDAEEDINVLVGADAIIPVQVAICDNAKREICYFDKPPYVDDRHDSTPESLSASAPEWQALERGVVLRCVYHPGFDADRLSELSLFAARGEQSRTAQVPMKLLLADGEVALIPSMRSYEPGQELRASLVRHPQLVEALVWLFESVWDQSVPIMASTYNDPRRQMLVSMLMTGSTDGAIATQLGINVRSVRRWISELMDELGVTTRLQLGAALVRTDALKVKPPSR; encoded by the coding sequence ATGCTGCAGTCTCTGGGTGTCTCGAAAGAGGCTGAGGCCCTCTATCTCGTGCTGGCGCCCTTGGACAAGGCATCACCGACCGAGCTGGCCGAGCTCAACAACGTGACGACGGAGGCGGCGCAGGAGACTCTGGTCGAGTTGCAGATGCTCGGTCTGGCGCGGCCGACCGGGCACGGCGAGTGGTCTCCGCTGTCGTTGCTCGAGGCAGTTCGCGCCTTGCGGCTGCAACGCCTCGCCGAAGTCGATGCGGCCTCCTCCGCGGCGGAATCCATGTACAACCGGATCCTCGCGGCAGCGCACAACGACGCCGAGGAGGACATCAATGTGCTGGTCGGAGCAGACGCGATCATCCCGGTCCAGGTGGCCATCTGCGACAACGCGAAACGCGAGATCTGCTACTTCGACAAACCGCCGTATGTCGACGATCGGCACGATTCCACACCGGAGAGCCTCAGTGCCAGTGCTCCGGAATGGCAGGCACTGGAGCGCGGTGTGGTCTTGCGTTGTGTCTATCACCCAGGATTCGACGCCGACCGACTGTCCGAACTGAGTCTGTTCGCCGCGCGCGGCGAGCAATCTCGCACGGCTCAGGTGCCGATGAAACTGCTCCTCGCCGATGGTGAAGTCGCCCTGATTCCGTCGATGAGATCGTACGAGCCGGGCCAGGAGCTACGCGCCTCGTTGGTGCGCCATCCACAGCTGGTCGAGGCTCTCGTGTGGCTGTTCGAGTCCGTCTGGGACCAGTCAGTCCCGATCATGGCCTCGACCTACAACGATCCCCGCCGTCAGATGCTCGTCTCGATGCTGATGACAGGATCTACCGACGGGGCAATCGCCACCCAGTTGGGCATCAACGTGCGGTCGGTCCGTCGGTGGATCTCTGAGTTGATGGATGAACTGGGCGTGACGACGCGCCTTCAGCTGGGGGCGGCGTTAGTCCGCACCGATGCGCTCAAGGTGAAGCCACCCTCGAGGTGA
- the gndA gene encoding NADP-dependent phosphogluconate dehydrogenase, which translates to MTELAQIGVTGLAVMGRNLARNFARHGHRVAVHNRSYAKTESLIADHGDEGAFVPSASMADFVASLERPRRVIIMVKAGGPTDAVIDELVPLLEEGDIIIDAGNAHFPDTIRRENALKAVGLHFVGSGVSGGEEGALLGPSIMPGGSPTSYESLGPLLESISAKVDGTPCCTYVGPDGAGHFVKMVHNGIEYADMQLIAEAYDLIRQGTGKSAAEIADIFRSWNEGDLESFLIEITAEVLAQVDPETGQALVDVILDQAEQKGTGRWTVQNALDLGVPITGIAEATFARALSGSVPQREAARASLPGHVAEWSIRDADAFVEDVRQALYASKIVAYSQGFDQIAAASAEYDWNIDRGAMARIWRGGCIIRARFLNRITEAYERTPDLALLIADPYFTEAVSAALPAWRRVVAGAAQNGIPTPAFSSSLAYYDGIRAERLPAALIQGQRDFFGAHTYRRVDRPGSFHIEWSGDRSETAIDG; encoded by the coding sequence ATGACCGAACTCGCTCAGATCGGCGTTACTGGACTTGCGGTGATGGGCCGCAACCTCGCCCGGAACTTTGCTCGGCATGGGCATCGGGTCGCCGTCCACAATCGCAGTTATGCCAAGACCGAGTCACTGATCGCCGATCACGGGGACGAGGGCGCCTTCGTCCCGTCGGCCTCGATGGCCGATTTCGTCGCCTCGTTGGAGCGCCCGCGGCGAGTGATCATCATGGTGAAGGCCGGCGGTCCGACGGATGCGGTGATCGACGAACTGGTGCCGTTGCTGGAGGAGGGCGACATCATCATCGATGCCGGCAACGCGCACTTCCCGGACACGATCCGGCGGGAGAACGCGTTGAAGGCCGTCGGCCTACACTTTGTGGGCTCCGGCGTCTCCGGCGGCGAGGAGGGCGCGCTGCTCGGGCCCTCGATCATGCCGGGCGGCTCGCCGACCTCGTACGAATCGCTCGGTCCGCTGCTGGAGTCGATCTCGGCCAAGGTCGACGGCACCCCATGCTGCACCTACGTCGGGCCCGATGGCGCGGGGCATTTCGTGAAGATGGTGCACAACGGTATCGAGTACGCCGATATGCAGTTGATCGCAGAGGCGTACGACCTGATCCGGCAGGGGACCGGGAAATCCGCGGCCGAGATCGCTGACATCTTCCGGTCCTGGAACGAGGGCGATCTGGAATCGTTCCTGATCGAGATCACGGCGGAGGTGCTGGCACAGGTCGATCCGGAGACAGGGCAGGCGCTGGTCGACGTGATCCTCGATCAGGCCGAGCAGAAGGGCACCGGGCGGTGGACGGTGCAGAACGCGCTGGATCTGGGGGTGCCGATCACGGGGATCGCCGAGGCCACGTTCGCTCGCGCACTGTCGGGGTCGGTGCCGCAGCGGGAGGCGGCTCGAGCGTCGCTGCCGGGTCACGTGGCCGAGTGGTCGATCCGGGATGCGGACGCGTTCGTCGAGGATGTCCGCCAGGCATTGTACGCCTCCAAGATCGTCGCGTACTCCCAAGGGTTCGACCAGATCGCCGCGGCCAGCGCCGAGTACGACTGGAACATCGACCGGGGCGCGATGGCGCGGATCTGGCGCGGCGGCTGCATCATCCGTGCCCGCTTCCTGAACCGGATCACCGAGGCATATGAGCGGACGCCGGACCTGGCCCTGCTGATCGCCGATCCGTACTTCACCGAGGCAGTCTCGGCGGCGTTGCCGGCGTGGCGTCGGGTGGTCGCGGGTGCGGCGCAGAACGGTATCCCGACGCCGGCCTTCTCCTCCTCGTTGGCCTACTACGACGGGATCCGGGCCGAGCGGCTGCCGGCTGCGCTGATCCAGGGACAGCGGGACTTCTTCGGCGCCCACACCTACCGTCGGGTCGACCGGCCTGGTTCCTTCCACATCGAGTGGAGCGGGGACCGCAGCGAGACCGCCATCGATGGCTGA
- a CDS encoding CDP-glycerol glycerophosphotransferase family protein produces MANRLRARRFAIDSAANGPVPDGAVALYFAVGPENAYQFEQWRRPLEALATRRPVMVIVDRPDSGRLVLAGSTLPVAFARASGELESLVERHRVAAVLYVNQVEQNFRMLRFADPVHIQIGHGESDKGSSVSNQHKAYDFTFIGGPAGRRRLAGALYDFDAEARIREVGRPQLDHDYPGAPDWPDDGRLRILYAPTWEGDRATIRYGSLVSHGAAIISALRADPRVRIIYRPHPRIGKASAAHARADSQIRAALTSDGDRHLVDLGPYGWQWRFADHCITDISAVAYDWLATGKPLAITEPAAEAYRPESALLDSLPLVPADRAGDIEVLLPPQSAELAALTRHYFGDITAGASTRRFEAALDEVISRRQSEIAARYNRG; encoded by the coding sequence GTGGCGAATCGGCTGCGGGCTCGCCGGTTCGCGATCGACTCGGCCGCCAATGGCCCGGTGCCGGACGGTGCGGTGGCGCTGTACTTCGCGGTGGGACCGGAGAACGCGTACCAATTCGAGCAGTGGCGCCGTCCGCTGGAAGCGCTGGCCACCCGCCGGCCGGTCATGGTGATCGTCGATCGGCCCGACTCGGGCCGGCTGGTGCTGGCCGGTTCGACCCTGCCGGTCGCGTTCGCGCGGGCCAGCGGTGAGCTGGAGAGCCTGGTCGAGCGCCATCGGGTCGCTGCCGTGCTCTACGTCAACCAGGTCGAGCAGAACTTCCGGATGCTGCGGTTCGCCGACCCGGTGCACATCCAGATCGGGCATGGGGAGAGCGACAAGGGCAGCAGCGTCTCCAATCAGCACAAGGCGTACGACTTCACCTTCATCGGCGGGCCGGCGGGCCGGCGGCGGCTGGCCGGTGCGCTCTATGACTTCGATGCGGAGGCTCGGATCCGTGAGGTGGGCCGTCCTCAGCTCGACCACGACTACCCCGGCGCGCCCGACTGGCCGGACGACGGGCGGCTGCGGATCCTCTATGCCCCGACCTGGGAAGGGGATCGAGCGACGATTCGGTATGGGTCCCTGGTCAGCCACGGCGCCGCCATCATCAGCGCACTTCGTGCTGACCCCCGGGTGCGGATCATCTATCGACCCCACCCCCGGATCGGCAAGGCATCGGCGGCGCACGCCCGAGCCGACAGCCAGATCCGGGCAGCGCTGACGTCGGACGGAGACCGGCATCTGGTCGACCTCGGGCCGTATGGCTGGCAGTGGCGCTTCGCCGACCACTGCATCACCGACATCTCCGCGGTCGCCTACGACTGGTTGGCTACCGGCAAGCCGTTGGCGATCACCGAGCCGGCCGCGGAGGCGTACCGGCCGGAGTCGGCATTGCTGGACTCACTTCCCTTGGTGCCGGCTGATCGAGCCGGGGACATCGAGGTATTGCTGCCGCCGCAGAGCGCCGAACTCGCGGCACTGACCAGGCACTACTTCGGCGACATCACCGCCGGCGCCAGCACCCGCCGCTTCGAGGCGGCACTCGACGAGGTGATCTCACGTCGCCAATCCGAGATCGCAGCCCGCTACAACCGAGGGTAA
- a CDS encoding PLD nuclease N-terminal domain-containing protein has translation MARYLPIIIVALLMIYCVVEVAQAPPYAVRKMPRWLWATVVICVPLFGALSWLFFGRPNRETLNPTKHEPPRAPDDDVDFLRGL, from the coding sequence ATGGCCCGCTATCTCCCGATCATCATCGTCGCTTTGCTGATGATCTATTGCGTGGTCGAGGTCGCTCAGGCCCCGCCGTATGCCGTTCGCAAGATGCCCCGGTGGCTGTGGGCGACCGTCGTGATCTGTGTCCCGCTGTTCGGAGCGCTCTCCTGGCTGTTCTTCGGGCGGCCAAACCGAGAGACGCTGAACCCCACCAAGCACGAACCGCCTCGGGCCCCTGACGACGACGTGGACTTCCTCCGCGGGTTGTAG
- a CDS encoding CDP-alcohol phosphatidyltransferase family protein, which produces MLDPTPAPGRPSKPSIAELREITQPPSVRTRAGAEHWVASAYLRDISPYLTRILLKAGFTANGVTWLMILSAALAAVSTAWWSVAGAVLAVLFVQLQMLIDCCDGEVARWRQTSSPKGVYLDRVGHYVAECGIAVALGIRAAREVELGNVWVSLGLLLGLLVCLNKVENDLVHVSRHYAGLPQMQDTDAVRKPSQSLLRSARRLARFVPFHRVFHSVELSLVILVAAVIDVWLGGLATQWLLIGLTVAAAVTLVGHLAAVLSSPRLK; this is translated from the coding sequence ATGCTCGACCCGACCCCTGCGCCCGGTCGACCCAGCAAGCCATCGATCGCCGAGCTGCGCGAGATCACCCAGCCACCGAGCGTCCGCACCCGGGCCGGAGCCGAGCACTGGGTCGCGAGCGCGTACCTGCGTGATATCTCGCCCTATCTGACCCGGATTCTGCTCAAGGCCGGCTTCACGGCCAACGGCGTCACCTGGCTGATGATCCTCTCCGCTGCCCTGGCGGCGGTCTCCACGGCTTGGTGGTCGGTGGCAGGCGCCGTGCTTGCCGTGCTGTTCGTTCAGCTGCAGATGCTGATCGACTGCTGCGACGGTGAGGTGGCGCGCTGGCGACAGACCTCCTCGCCGAAGGGTGTCTATCTGGACCGGGTCGGACATTACGTCGCTGAATGCGGCATAGCGGTCGCGTTGGGCATCCGGGCCGCCCGGGAGGTCGAGCTCGGCAACGTCTGGGTCAGCTTGGGTCTGCTGCTCGGACTGCTGGTCTGCCTCAACAAGGTGGAAAACGACTTGGTGCACGTGTCTCGGCACTATGCCGGGTTGCCGCAGATGCAGGACACCGATGCGGTGCGCAAACCGTCGCAGAGTCTGCTTCGGTCCGCTCGACGGCTCGCGCGGTTCGTCCCGTTTCATCGGGTCTTCCATTCGGTGGAGCTTTCGCTGGTGATCCTGGTCGCGGCTGTGATCGACGTCTGGCTCGGTGGTTTGGCCACCCAGTGGCTGTTGATCGGGCTCACGGTGGCGGCCGCCGTCACGCTGGTCGGCCACCTCGCCGCTGTGTTGAGTTCGCCGAGGTTGAAGTGA
- a CDS encoding glycosyltransferase family 2 protein — MSTPDRTDRLDVERVPPRTRYGVVVLTMGTRQDDLRRGLESLLDQVDVDLDILVVGNGWQPVGLPDGVRAHGLAKNQGIPAGRNAGVDLVSGDLLFFLDDDAWLPGPTVLAELADLFRADPTLGLVQPRVVDPEGRPAPRRWTPRLRSSDPSRSSPAMSVWEGAVAMRREAFAYAEGWPAPFWYAHEGIELAWRVWDGGWRVRYDGAIEVFHPAIKPTRHPEFYRFQARNRVWLARRNLPTVVGLLYVLAWVLVGGVRLRSWTAFRETVRGYQLGLTEECGRRRPMSWRTIWRMTRAGRPPII, encoded by the coding sequence GTGAGCACGCCAGATCGGACCGACCGGCTCGACGTCGAGAGGGTGCCGCCGCGGACCCGATACGGGGTGGTCGTGCTGACCATGGGCACGCGGCAGGACGACCTGCGGCGTGGGCTGGAGTCTCTGCTCGATCAGGTCGATGTCGACCTCGACATCCTGGTGGTCGGCAACGGCTGGCAACCCGTCGGTCTGCCCGACGGCGTCCGAGCGCATGGCTTGGCGAAGAACCAGGGCATCCCCGCCGGCCGCAACGCTGGCGTCGACCTGGTCAGTGGCGACCTGTTGTTCTTCCTCGACGACGATGCCTGGCTGCCTGGACCGACCGTTCTGGCCGAGCTGGCCGACCTGTTTCGCGCCGACCCGACCCTCGGACTGGTCCAGCCCCGAGTCGTCGATCCCGAGGGCCGACCCGCTCCGCGGCGTTGGACACCTCGTCTCCGCTCCAGCGATCCGAGCCGCAGCAGTCCTGCTATGTCGGTCTGGGAAGGCGCGGTCGCCATGCGACGTGAGGCATTTGCCTACGCCGAGGGCTGGCCCGCGCCGTTCTGGTATGCCCATGAAGGGATCGAGCTGGCCTGGCGTGTCTGGGACGGTGGCTGGCGGGTGCGCTACGACGGTGCGATCGAGGTCTTTCATCCGGCGATCAAGCCGACCCGGCACCCAGAGTTCTATCGGTTCCAGGCCCGCAACCGGGTGTGGCTGGCACGCCGGAATCTGCCGACGGTGGTCGGGCTGCTCTATGTACTGGCCTGGGTCCTGGTTGGTGGCGTGCGGCTGCGGAGCTGGACGGCGTTCCGGGAGACCGTCCGCGGTTATCAGCTGGGTCTGACCGAAGAGTGCGGTCGGCGGCGACCGATGAGCTGGCGTACGATCTGGCGAATGACCCGGGCCGGTCGCCCGCCGATCATCTGA
- a CDS encoding 1,4-dihydroxy-2-naphthoate polyprenyltransferase, whose translation MSIDVTQPRPTAAQWLAGARPRTLPAAISPVLAGTGVAAWAGGFAPLQALLALVVSLALQIGVNYANDYSDGVRGTDANRVGPLRLVGSGLAAPAMVKAAAFASFGFAAVAGLALVVLCQLWWLLAVGLACILAAWYYTGGKHPYGYHGLGEVFVFVFFGLVAVSGTVLVQVGRIPWQTWPVAVGIGAIACSILVANNLRDLRGDLVVGKRTLATRLGDTGTRWFYTALIAAAVAALVLVAATTTWWALLGLGGIALLVPAVRTVLGGAQGPALIAVLKATGSAELTYALGLAVGLAFF comes from the coding sequence ATGAGCATCGACGTGACCCAGCCCCGACCGACGGCTGCACAGTGGCTGGCCGGCGCGCGCCCACGGACACTCCCGGCGGCGATCTCCCCGGTGCTGGCCGGCACCGGTGTCGCCGCCTGGGCCGGCGGCTTCGCTCCGCTCCAGGCGTTGCTCGCCCTGGTCGTGAGTCTGGCATTGCAGATAGGTGTCAATTACGCCAACGACTATTCCGATGGTGTCCGCGGCACTGACGCCAACCGGGTCGGGCCGCTCCGGCTCGTGGGTTCCGGCCTGGCGGCACCCGCCATGGTGAAGGCCGCCGCTTTCGCCAGCTTCGGCTTCGCGGCAGTGGCCGGTCTGGCGCTGGTCGTGCTCTGCCAGCTGTGGTGGCTGCTGGCGGTCGGCCTGGCCTGCATCCTGGCCGCCTGGTACTACACCGGCGGCAAGCACCCCTACGGCTATCACGGCCTCGGCGAGGTCTTCGTCTTCGTCTTCTTCGGGCTGGTCGCCGTCTCCGGCACCGTGCTGGTGCAAGTAGGCCGCATCCCCTGGCAGACCTGGCCGGTTGCGGTCGGGATCGGGGCGATCGCGTGCTCCATCCTGGTGGCCAACAATCTGCGTGACCTTCGCGGCGACCTCGTCGTCGGCAAGCGCACTCTGGCAACTCGACTCGGCGACACCGGCACCCGGTGGTTCTACACAGCCCTGATAGCGGCAGCCGTTGCGGCCTTGGTGCTGGTCGCGGCCACCACCACCTGGTGGGCGCTGCTCGGACTCGGCGGCATCGCATTGCTCGTCCCAGCGGTGCGGACCGTCCTTGGGGGGGCCCAGGGCCCAGCGCTGATCGCGGTGCTCAAGGCCACCGGAAGTGCCGAGCTGACCTATGCCCTAGGTCTGGCCGTCGGTCTAGCCTTCTTCTGA
- a CDS encoding AMP-binding protein, with product MTGPGARSTTSGRRLQLATGITEVLTSLRRSLSGGEEVVTAPLPPSGPERRQTCAMLQPGLPITEPDAAAIVATSGSTGRPRGVVLSRSALIASADATAARLGGYGSWVLALPAHYVAGLMVLVRAVCGGRPVHPVDGRLAGLPYLVEHELSLTEGPTYTALVPTQLSRALADPVLTNALTRFDAVLLGGAAADPSLLERASTAGIRVVTTYGMSETCGGCVYDGLPLDGVSVTTDNRGRISIGGPTLFSGYRLDPAATADVLVDGRLRTRDRGQWVGNRLTVLGRLDDIVISGGMNVDLATVERAVRSWVAETGRNDGLTEPTAGAGAMNTVSDAAVVGVPHPEWGTEVVAVVETGQRPRLVQDPRPDSAVPATRGGRLSLSALRHSLSAELPHYALPRRLLIQTLPRTSGGKIDRRRLVADLSAPAVSEPTVGDPAASEPTFSEPSEST from the coding sequence GTGACCGGCCCGGGAGCGAGGAGCACGACTTCGGGGCGACGGCTGCAGTTGGCCACCGGCATCACCGAGGTGCTGACGTCGCTGCGGCGCAGCCTGTCGGGTGGCGAGGAGGTCGTTACCGCCCCGCTGCCACCCAGCGGACCCGAGCGGAGGCAGACCTGCGCGATGCTCCAGCCAGGGCTCCCGATCACCGAACCGGATGCTGCCGCGATCGTGGCCACCTCAGGGTCGACCGGGCGTCCCCGCGGAGTCGTGCTGTCGCGGTCTGCGCTCATCGCCTCGGCCGATGCGACAGCAGCACGCCTTGGTGGATACGGCAGCTGGGTGCTCGCGCTGCCGGCCCACTACGTCGCCGGGCTGATGGTGCTCGTGCGGGCTGTGTGCGGCGGCCGGCCGGTGCATCCAGTGGACGGCCGACTGGCCGGACTGCCGTATCTGGTCGAACACGAGCTGAGTCTGACCGAAGGCCCCACCTACACCGCGCTGGTGCCGACCCAGCTGTCCCGTGCGCTCGCCGATCCAGTTCTGACCAATGCGCTCACCAGGTTCGATGCCGTGCTGCTCGGCGGCGCAGCGGCGGATCCGTCGCTGCTCGAGCGCGCCTCAACCGCGGGCATCCGGGTCGTCACCACGTACGGGATGAGTGAGACCTGCGGCGGTTGCGTCTACGACGGTCTGCCGCTCGACGGGGTCTCGGTCACCACCGACAACCGGGGCCGAATCAGCATCGGCGGACCGACGCTGTTCAGCGGCTACCGACTCGACCCTGCTGCCACGGCAGACGTCCTGGTCGATGGGCGGCTCCGGACCCGTGATCGCGGACAGTGGGTCGGCAACCGGCTGACGGTGCTCGGGCGACTGGACGACATCGTCATCTCCGGCGGCATGAATGTCGACCTGGCGACAGTCGAACGGGCGGTGCGTTCCTGGGTAGCCGAGACCGGCCGGAACGACGGCCTGACCGAGCCGACCGCGGGCGCCGGTGCGATGAACACGGTCAGCGACGCGGCGGTGGTGGGCGTGCCCCACCCCGAATGGGGCACCGAGGTGGTCGCTGTGGTCGAGACCGGACAACGTCCCCGTCTCGTTCAAGATCCCCGGCCCGACTCAGCCGTTCCGGCAACAAGGGGAGGGAGATTGTCCCTCTCCGCGCTGCGTCACAGCCTGTCGGCGGAGCTTCCGCACTACGCTCTCCCCCGTCGCCTGCTGATCCAGACCCTGCCGAGGACCTCGGGTGGCAAGATCGACCGCAGACGCCTGGTCGCCGACCTCAGCGCCCCTGCCGTCAGCGAACCAACCGTTGGCGACCCAGCCGCCAGCGAACCGACCTTCAGCGAACCCTCAGAGAGCACATGA